A genomic window from Lycium barbarum isolate Lr01 chromosome 4, ASM1917538v2, whole genome shotgun sequence includes:
- the LOC132637830 gene encoding uncharacterized protein LOC132637830: MIQKDIVNACAKETVKAIIGDMNGDYFGIVNESKDISHNEQMALVLRYVDKNGEVVEQFIGLVHVSDTSACSLKKEIYSLLSSHSLSPSKIRGQGYDGASNIRREINGLKTLIMKDSPSAYYIHCFAHQLQLTLVAIAKKPGDVEDFFDHVTNVLEHLLSIEI, encoded by the coding sequence ATGATCCAAAAAGATATTGTCAACGCTTGTGCCAAAGAAACGGTGAAAGCTATAATTGGAGACATGAATGGAGATTACTTTGGTATAGTGAATGAGTCCAAAGATATCTCACACAATGAACAAATGGCTCTTGTGTTGCGGTATGTTGATAAGAATGGTGAGGTGGTAGAACAATTTATCGGTCTAGTCCATGTTAGTGATACATCGGCATGCTCGTTAAAGAAAGAAATCTACTCTTTGCTTTCCAGTCACTCACTAAGTCCATCCAAAATACGTGGACAAGGTTATGATGGAGCTAGTAATATAAGAAGAGAGATAAATGGTCTCAAAACTTTGATTATGAAAGATAGTCCATCGGCATATTACATTCATTGTTTTGCTCATCAATTGCAATTAACACTTGTAGCTATTGCTAAAAAACCTGGGGATGTTGAAGACTTCTTTGATCATGTTACTAATGTGTTGGAGCATCTTTTAAGCATAGAGATTTGA